In Synechococcus sp. PCC 6312, one genomic interval encodes:
- a CDS encoding NADH-quinone oxidoreductase subunit M, with product MLSTLIWLPILGALTIPLIPLRFLKLAALTISGLGLAWSLWIAINFNLAEPLLQFPEFLPWLDVLGLNYQLGVDGLSLPLLVLNSFLTWIAIYSSKEQIERPRLFYSLILLVAGGVAGAFLAQNLLLFFLFYEVELVPFYLLISIWGGEKRNYAAIKFLLYTAVSGALILAAFLSLVWVQGAESFAYEAVMGNALPAWLQIVLLGLILVGFGIKIPLVPLHTWLPDTYVAASTPIAILLGGVLAKLGAYGIFRFGLGLFPDAWATLAPGLATWAAVSVLYGATVAIAQKDIKRMVAYSSIGHMGYILLGGAALTDLSLVGAVSQMVAHGLILAILFHLVGVIETKVGTRELDVLNGLMNPIRGLPFVSALLILGGMASAGIPGLVGFISEFLVFQGSYAIFPAQTLLCVVGTGLTAVYFVILLNRTCFGKLDNAIAYFPKVEWNERVPALILVLVIFYFGIQPSGLVRWPESTTAAMIAAAPNLPSAIIAQPPTPTLAADVPDLIAQ from the coding sequence ATGTTGAGTACCTTAATTTGGTTGCCGATATTGGGGGCTTTGACTATTCCCCTCATCCCCCTGCGCTTTCTGAAATTAGCCGCGTTAACCATCAGTGGCCTTGGCCTGGCCTGGAGTTTATGGATTGCTATAAATTTCAATCTGGCTGAACCACTGTTGCAATTTCCTGAGTTTCTCCCTTGGTTGGATGTCTTGGGTCTGAACTATCAATTGGGGGTGGATGGCCTTTCATTACCCTTGTTAGTCCTGAATAGTTTTTTAACCTGGATTGCGATTTACAGCAGCAAAGAACAAATTGAGCGGCCCCGGCTGTTTTACAGTCTGATTCTTTTGGTTGCGGGTGGGGTGGCCGGCGCATTTTTAGCCCAGAATTTACTGCTGTTTTTCCTCTTCTATGAAGTCGAGTTAGTGCCGTTTTATCTGCTGATCTCAATTTGGGGTGGGGAGAAGCGCAACTATGCCGCAATTAAATTTTTGCTCTATACGGCCGTCTCTGGAGCCTTGATTTTAGCGGCTTTCCTGAGCTTAGTCTGGGTGCAAGGTGCAGAGAGTTTTGCCTATGAAGCCGTGATGGGGAACGCCTTACCGGCCTGGTTGCAGATTGTCTTGCTGGGCTTGATTTTGGTCGGGTTTGGGATCAAAATTCCCCTCGTGCCGCTTCACACTTGGCTGCCGGATACCTATGTAGCCGCTTCAACTCCGATTGCGATTTTGCTGGGTGGGGTCTTGGCGAAACTGGGAGCCTATGGGATTTTCCGCTTTGGCTTGGGACTGTTTCCCGATGCTTGGGCCACTCTCGCGCCTGGCCTGGCCACTTGGGCAGCCGTTAGCGTGCTCTATGGCGCGACGGTGGCCATTGCCCAGAAAGACATTAAACGGATGGTGGCCTACAGTTCCATTGGTCACATGGGCTATATCCTCCTCGGTGGAGCGGCCTTAACGGATTTGAGCTTGGTCGGGGCAGTGTCGCAAATGGTTGCTCACGGGCTAATTTTGGCGATTCTGTTCCATCTGGTTGGGGTGATTGAAACCAAAGTGGGAACACGGGAATTGGATGTCCTTAATGGTTTAATGAATCCGATTCGGGGCTTGCCCTTCGTCAGTGCCTTGTTGATCCTTGGTGGTATGGCTAGTGCGGGGATCCCTGGCCTGGTCGGGTTTATTTCGGAGTTTTTGGTTTTCCAAGGCAGCTATGCAATTTTCCCAGCCCAAACCTTGCTTTGTGTGGTCGGAACCGGGTTGACAGCGGTTTATTTTGTCATTCTATTGAACCGCACCTGTTTCGGCAAACTGGATAACGCCATCGCCTATTTTCCCAAGGTGGAGTGGAATGAGCGAGTCCCAGCCCTGATTTTAGTCCTGGTAATTTTCTATTTTGGGATTCAACCGTCTGGGTTAGTCCGTTGGCCAGAATCTACAACTGCGGCCATGATTGCGGCTGCCCCGAACTTACCCTCCGCCATCATTGCCCAGCCACCAACTCCAACTTTGGCAGCCGATGTTCCAGATTTAATTGCCCAGTAA
- a CDS encoding CO2 hydration protein: protein MTTATLNPPNTKIPPSTHEFAEVIHRLEAGGSMLPDTPENLMQIIGIYKAYAVPMDFYWRDLLYIAERVFLNPLPAFKYFLPQEYLDLHNHYAGDTADLRIWRGEATAHPELLEFMAKGEMKQNLPKIFHHLWHDRINMEFAEECMRAMLWHRGMGGQFDPYLDTDEYKANADRAIRAYFKGNPIMLGLYKAFPDMFYEQVRQLSYYANLGLFWEIMAPVFFEMSDIYDEGGFKGVPDAMNFLVNGIFAIAGRPIYHHVYIDGECYEIIPKSKGFTWLYEAALPYVEAVFYRTSPFRGTKSYNAQANQVPSDQKDFHYGILYADVFPVGSAGIPPTLLMQDMLHFLPPYLLDYYKQYCRGDDDMLIQLGITFQRSMYNVTSAVIQALRTALLYPLDDQDPDHLMANRQFFEAQMDRFKRPEARLRNIQSQDYR, encoded by the coding sequence ATGACAACCGCGACCTTAAATCCACCCAACACCAAAATTCCTCCTTCCACCCATGAATTTGCCGAGGTGATCCATCGCTTAGAGGCCGGGGGGTCGATGCTGCCCGATACGCCAGAAAACCTGATGCAGATCATTGGGATTTATAAAGCCTATGCTGTGCCGATGGATTTCTACTGGCGGGATTTGCTCTACATTGCCGAGCGAGTATTTTTGAACCCCTTGCCGGCCTTTAAGTATTTCTTACCCCAGGAATATTTGGATTTACATAACCACTACGCTGGAGACACGGCTGATTTACGGATTTGGCGGGGAGAAGCAACGGCCCATCCTGAACTTTTGGAATTTATGGCCAAGGGGGAAATGAAACAAAACCTGCCCAAAATTTTCCATCACCTCTGGCACGACCGGATCAATATGGAATTTGCTGAAGAATGTATGCGGGCTATGCTTTGGCATCGGGGCATGGGTGGGCAATTTGACCCCTATTTGGACACCGATGAATACAAAGCCAATGCGGATCGGGCAATTCGGGCCTACTTTAAAGGCAATCCAATCATGCTGGGCCTGTATAAAGCGTTTCCCGATATGTTCTATGAGCAGGTGCGGCAACTCTCCTATTACGCCAACTTGGGCCTGTTCTGGGAAATCATGGCGCCTGTCTTTTTTGAAATGTCGGATATTTACGATGAAGGCGGATTTAAGGGTGTTCCGGATGCGATGAATTTCTTGGTGAATGGGATTTTTGCGATTGCCGGGCGGCCAATTTATCACCATGTTTATATTGATGGCGAGTGCTACGAAATTATTCCTAAATCGAAAGGCTTTACTTGGCTGTATGAGGCGGCCTTGCCCTATGTGGAAGCGGTGTTTTATCGCACGTCTCCATTCCGGGGAACCAAATCCTACAATGCCCAGGCCAACCAAGTGCCTTCAGACCAAAAAGACTTTCACTATGGAATTCTCTATGCCGATGTGTTTCCTGTGGGTTCAGCCGGGATTCCGCCAACACTGTTAATGCAGGATATGCTTCACTTTTTACCCCCCTATTTGTTGGATTACTACAAACAATATTGCCGGGGTGATGATGATATGTTGATTCAGTTGGGGATTACATTCCAGCGTTCGATGTATAACGTGACTTCGGCGGTTATTCAAGCCCTCCGGACGGCATTACTTTATCCCCTTGATGATCAAGACCCAGATCATTTAATGGCGAATCGGCAATTTTTTGAAGCCCAAATGGATCGGTTCAAACGCCCAGAGGCCCGGCTGCGGAATATTCAGTCTCAAGACTATCGCTAA
- a CDS encoding fasciclin domain-containing protein → MATIVEIAVGNENFQTLVTAVKVANLVDVLNSPGPFTVFAPVDAAFAQLPPGTIQTLVQNTPQLARILKFHVVPGIWKKADLVGVDKLTSVEGSVIPINASNGKFEAKNATVIMPDVEADNGVIHVIDRVMLMGLAIGRL, encoded by the coding sequence ATGGCAACGATTGTGGAAATTGCAGTCGGAAATGAGAATTTTCAAACCCTGGTAACGGCGGTTAAAGTAGCTAATTTAGTGGATGTTCTCAACAGCCCCGGCCCATTTACGGTGTTTGCGCCTGTGGATGCGGCCTTTGCCCAATTACCCCCGGGAACGATTCAAACCTTGGTGCAAAACACTCCTCAACTGGCCCGGATTCTCAAGTTTCATGTGGTTCCAGGCATTTGGAAAAAAGCGGATTTGGTCGGTGTGGATAAGTTAACTTCGGTGGAAGGTTCGGTGATTCCGATTAATGCCAGTAATGGTAAGTTTGAAGCCAAAAATGCCACGGTGATTATGCCGGATGTGGAAGCGGATAATGGAGTGATTCATGTGATTGATCGGGTGATGCTCATGGGCCTGGCGATTGGGCGGCTTTAA
- a CDS encoding type II toxin-antitoxin system HicB family antitoxin has protein sequence MKLTVIIHNAEEGGYWAEVPALPGCITEGETKEELMANLQDAIQGWLDVANMRDTNEPAETKIEIAV, from the coding sequence ATGAAACTAACCGTGATTATTCATAATGCTGAAGAAGGCGGCTATTGGGCTGAGGTTCCTGCACTTCCTGGCTGTATTACGGAAGGAGAAACGAAAGAAGAGTTGATGGCAAATTTACAGGATGCAATTCAGGGCTGGCTAGACGTTGCGAATATGAGGGATACAAACGAACCGGCTGAAACAAAGATTGAAATTGCTGTATGA
- a CDS encoding type II toxin-antitoxin system HicA family toxin, producing MKSVSGKRLCKIVEKRGWILQRVTGSHHIYENPQTLQIISIPVHRNQDLKIGTLRSLMKIANLTEDDLS from the coding sequence ATGAAATCTGTTTCTGGCAAGAGACTATGTAAAATTGTTGAAAAAAGAGGATGGATTTTACAACGCGTAACAGGCAGCCATCATATTTATGAAAATCCTCAGACGCTTCAGATTATCTCTATTCCTGTCCATCGTAATCAGGATTTGAAGATTGGAACGTTAAGGTCTTTGATGAAAATCGCTAATCTCACTGAAGATGACTTAAGTTAA
- a CDS encoding J domain-containing protein: MATSSKKLTPRIEAEISRLSGVLSCDPKILSDFAYFVKGIKPPPPPKPKALTFPRLKAAVYKHFNVTTTLELKESGNFQMATNGMKLNLGKKEAWEDIYRKWIGILPNEEGETGKDCINGINIFKYDLPWRVFGLDRHTATEAEIKETYRNLSKKYHPDNPETGDDRIFQRINIFYRSLLGNG; the protein is encoded by the coding sequence ATGGCCACATCGTCCAAAAAGCTTACCCCAAGGATTGAAGCTGAGATTTCTCGACTATCAGGGGTTCTTAGCTGTGATCCAAAAATTCTGAGTGATTTCGCCTACTTTGTTAAGGGGATTAAACCACCGCCACCGCCTAAACCGAAAGCCTTAACTTTTCCACGACTCAAAGCAGCCGTATATAAGCATTTCAATGTGACAACTACTCTTGAACTTAAAGAGTCGGGTAATTTTCAGATGGCCACAAACGGGATGAAGTTGAATTTAGGCAAAAAGGAGGCCTGGGAAGATATTTATCGCAAGTGGATTGGCATTTTACCGAATGAGGAAGGAGAAACAGGCAAGGACTGCATTAATGGGATCAATATCTTTAAATACGACTTACCTTGGCGGGTGTTTGGACTGGATCGACACACGGCAACTGAAGCAGAGATTAAAGAGACATATCGAAATTTAAGTAAGAAGTATCATCCCGACAATCCTGAAACAGGGGATGACAGAATTTTTCAACGGATCAATATTTTCTATCGTAGTTTATTGGGTAACGGCTAA
- a CDS encoding CBS domain-containing protein yields MTTAVVQDYMTTNPHTVSPTDSIETAIKLMEERQVRGLPVVDEAGKLVGLITEADLIVREAPLEPPVYLTLLGSVIYFESPEKFHHHLKKTLGMQVQDAMTTDPVTTTPTTPISEVAQAIVHHHISRLPVLDETGGLVGIITRHDLMQALKL; encoded by the coding sequence ATGACTACTGCTGTTGTTCAAGATTACATGACCACCAACCCTCACACCGTTAGCCCGACGGACTCGATTGAAACGGCGATTAAACTCATGGAGGAAAGGCAGGTGCGGGGTTTGCCTGTGGTGGATGAGGCTGGGAAATTGGTGGGCTTGATTACGGAAGCAGATTTAATTGTCCGAGAAGCCCCTTTAGAGCCGCCAGTGTATTTAACCTTGCTGGGGAGTGTGATTTATTTTGAGTCCCCAGAAAAGTTCCATCATCACCTTAAAAAAACGCTGGGGATGCAGGTTCAGGATGCAATGACCACTGATCCGGTTACAACCACCCCAACCACACCCATTTCTGAAGTTGCCCAGGCCATTGTCCATCACCACATCAGCCGATTACCTGTTTTAGATGAAACCGGGGGCCTGGTGGGAATCATTACGCGTCACGATTTGATGCAAGCCTTAAAGCTCTAG
- the aroH gene encoding chorismate mutase encodes MEDVSVAWRVRAIRGATTAASNTIPAIREAVQELLDEIEAHNQLDLMEVISVTFSVTRDLDRIFPAAVARERPQWQTIPLIDIQQMYVEGGLERCIRCLIYFNTPQPQALIQHIYLRQARDLRPDLALTASYLHASHH; translated from the coding sequence ATGGAGGATGTCAGTGTGGCGTGGCGAGTCCGAGCAATTCGTGGGGCAACGACGGCCGCTAGTAATACGATTCCGGCGATTCGGGAAGCGGTTCAGGAGCTATTAGACGAGATTGAAGCCCATAACCAGTTGGACTTGATGGAAGTTATTAGTGTGACGTTTTCAGTAACGCGGGATTTGGATCGGATTTTTCCGGCGGCGGTGGCTCGAGAACGTCCCCAATGGCAAACCATTCCCCTGATTGATATTCAACAAATGTATGTAGAAGGTGGCCTGGAGCGGTGTATTCGATGCTTAATTTATTTCAATACCCCCCAACCCCAGGCCCTGATCCAACATATTTATCTCCGCCAGGCCCGTGATTTACGCCCGGATTTAGCCCTGACTGCTTCTTATCTACACGCTAGCCATCATTAA
- the sppA gene encoding signal peptide peptidase SppA: MPWPFSQPVKKQIARIEISGAIMGATRKRVLKALKTVEERGFPALLLRIDSPGGTVGDSQEIYAALKRLREKMKIVASFGNISASGGVYIGMGAEHIVANPGTITGSIGVILRGNNLEVLLEKIGISFKVIKSGPYKDILAFDRELTEDEKNILQDLIDTSYGQFVQTVAEGRNLSEETVRSFADGRVFTGQQALGLGLVDRLGTEEDARRWTAELAGLDVEKTKLIPIEEPKSLISRLLPSRGETQTQNQDVVSRVLGLGQDWIEFELATSGLPLWLYRP, encoded by the coding sequence ATGCCTTGGCCCTTTTCCCAACCTGTTAAAAAACAAATTGCCCGGATTGAAATCTCAGGGGCGATCATGGGGGCAACCCGCAAACGTGTCTTAAAAGCCCTAAAAACCGTGGAAGAGCGGGGATTTCCAGCCCTGTTGTTACGCATTGACAGCCCAGGGGGAACGGTCGGGGATTCCCAGGAAATTTATGCCGCCCTGAAACGCCTCCGAGAAAAAATGAAGATTGTCGCTAGTTTTGGCAATATTTCCGCATCCGGTGGGGTCTATATCGGCATGGGAGCAGAACATATTGTGGCCAATCCGGGGACGATTACGGGCAGTATTGGCGTGATTCTCCGGGGAAATAACCTTGAGGTACTCCTAGAGAAAATTGGTATTTCCTTCAAAGTGATTAAATCCGGCCCCTATAAGGACATCTTGGCCTTTGACCGGGAACTGACCGAGGATGAAAAAAACATTCTCCAAGACTTGATTGATACCAGCTACGGGCAATTTGTCCAAACCGTGGCCGAGGGACGTAACCTGAGTGAAGAAACTGTGCGCTCCTTTGCCGATGGGCGGGTGTTTACGGGACAACAGGCCTTGGGCTTGGGCTTGGTGGATCGCTTAGGGACAGAGGAAGATGCCAGGCGGTGGACAGCGGAATTAGCGGGCCTGGATGTGGAGAAAACCAAGCTCATTCCGATTGAAGAACCCAAGTCGTTGATAAGTCGCCTCTTGCCAAGTCGGGGAGAAACTCAAACCCAAAATCAGGATGTGGTGTCACGGGTGCTGGGCCTGGGGCAAGATTGGATCGAATTTGAACTGGCAACGAGCGGCCTCCCCCTCTGGCTATATCGTCCTTGA
- a CDS encoding esterase-like activity of phytase family protein has product MINSVPHIRLPHFPKGVLVLLCGVLWLLAGCTLPQVQARERLFLPLEINFLGSSQLPNQEFNGTKVGGLSGITFDRQTNQYYAISDDRQQPRFYTLKLQPPAPAQTPAEITQVTFLQDQQSAPFAPNTADPEGIALTPEKTLLISSEGVKDQAPPFIREFSLDGIEKLQFRLPSYYSAHPDPEKPAQGVQNNQGFESLTLNPAGDRLFVATETGLIQDLDPENKTIPVARILHYLRGDVQPILISEHAYQLEPTPNTAVANGLVELLALDNGGHFLSLERTFSLTQGFGIKLFQVSLGGAADITTLKKLPPGLQGIKPIRKTLLLDLGILGITLDNLEGMTLGPQLADGSSSLLIIGDNDFQAKRTTQILWFSLTGLGQS; this is encoded by the coding sequence ATGATTAACTCAGTCCCACACATCCGACTCCCTCATTTTCCCAAGGGGGTTCTGGTGCTCCTTTGCGGGGTGCTTTGGCTGCTAGCAGGTTGTACTCTGCCCCAAGTCCAGGCCAGGGAACGATTATTTTTACCCCTAGAAATCAATTTTTTAGGATCATCTCAACTCCCAAATCAAGAGTTTAATGGGACAAAAGTAGGAGGACTTTCGGGAATCACCTTTGACCGCCAAACCAATCAGTACTATGCCATCAGTGACGACCGCCAACAGCCTCGGTTTTATACCCTTAAGTTGCAACCACCCGCCCCAGCCCAAACTCCGGCCGAAATTACCCAAGTCACATTTTTACAAGATCAGCAATCGGCCCCCTTTGCCCCCAACACTGCCGACCCGGAAGGCATTGCCCTCACCCCCGAAAAGACGCTGTTGATTAGTAGCGAAGGGGTGAAAGACCAGGCCCCGCCGTTTATCCGAGAATTTAGTTTAGATGGCATTGAAAAACTGCAATTTCGGCTTCCCAGTTACTACAGTGCTCATCCTGACCCCGAAAAACCAGCGCAAGGAGTCCAAAATAACCAAGGCTTTGAATCTCTCACCCTCAACCCCGCCGGAGATCGGTTATTTGTCGCTACGGAAACCGGATTAATCCAAGATTTAGACCCAGAAAACAAAACTATTCCTGTAGCCCGGATTTTGCATTATTTACGGGGAGATGTCCAACCCATCTTAATTTCTGAACACGCCTATCAATTGGAGCCAACCCCAAATACTGCTGTGGCCAATGGCCTGGTGGAGTTGTTAGCCCTCGATAATGGCGGACATTTCCTCAGTTTGGAGCGGACATTTAGCCTGACTCAGGGCTTTGGGATCAAGTTATTTCAAGTTTCCTTGGGCGGGGCAGCGGATATTACAACCCTGAAAAAACTCCCCCCAGGCCTGCAGGGGATCAAACCCATCCGCAAAACCTTGCTGTTAGATTTAGGAATCTTGGGGATCACCTTAGATAATTTGGAGGGAATGACCTTGGGCCCCCAATTGGCTGATGGCAGTTCAAGCCTCTTAATCATTGGCGATAATGACTTTCAAGCCAAGCGCACCACCCAAATTCTCTGGTTTAGCCTCACTGGCCTGGGACAAAGCTAA
- a CDS encoding MarR family winged helix-turn-helix transcriptional regulator, producing the protein MDSLNAVVAVQAGHGGETAAALVTLGADPGLSINALRQILNLSHPGTVRLIDRLAAENLVERRPGVDGRTLALFLTDAGHQRRQAILSQRREQLQLALGTLTETERKQLTNLLEKMLTAMTTSELRNFVMCRLCEEEVCPADHCPVEQKYRQLLHI; encoded by the coding sequence ATGGATTCTTTAAATGCTGTCGTTGCCGTTCAGGCTGGACATGGTGGCGAGACGGCGGCGGCACTGGTGACGTTGGGGGCTGATCCTGGCCTCTCGATTAATGCCCTACGCCAAATTCTTAATCTTTCCCATCCCGGAACTGTGAGGTTGATTGACCGTTTAGCAGCAGAAAATCTGGTTGAGCGACGGCCTGGCGTGGATGGTCGGACATTGGCTTTGTTTCTCACGGATGCGGGGCATCAACGACGGCAAGCCATTCTCTCTCAGCGGCGAGAACAATTGCAGTTGGCCCTGGGCACTCTGACAGAGACTGAGCGCAAGCAACTGACTAACCTGCTTGAAAAGATGCTGACTGCGATGACCACGAGCGAGTTACGGAATTTTGTGATGTGTCGCCTCTGTGAGGAGGAAGTCTGTCCGGCTGATCACTGTCCCGTTGAACAAAAATATCGTCAACTGCTGCATATATGA
- a CDS encoding DMT family transporter codes for MKSILIALGYACFWGVGVTLTKIALTEISATTLLMIQLSSSVVFLTLACYLRDRQLPYTWPQIKRGFAGIFEPALAYMVGIFGIQMTTASNVTLIGASEVILTILFAAVFLGEKLTRMKLLLAGISFVGVLLLMFQDAQNPNHASLVGNVLVLMGVVFAVCYVLLSKKQIASVDPLHLTSSQQLVGLIVTVFCFSALSMINPTYEVNAADIPPQFWLLAVGSGIMQYALAFLLYLMALQNLPVSQAAFYIALIPVFGVASAVVMIGEQPSLGQWMGGLLVVLSSYGANRLKTT; via the coding sequence ATGAAAAGTATTTTGATTGCCCTCGGTTACGCCTGCTTCTGGGGGGTTGGGGTAACACTAACGAAAATCGCCCTCACGGAGATTTCCGCAACCACACTCCTGATGATTCAACTCTCCTCCAGTGTGGTGTTTCTGACCCTAGCTTGCTATTTGAGAGATCGGCAACTTCCTTATACCTGGCCGCAGATCAAGCGGGGATTTGCAGGGATCTTTGAACCAGCCTTAGCCTACATGGTCGGGATTTTTGGTATCCAAATGACAACCGCCAGTAATGTCACCCTGATCGGTGCATCGGAAGTGATTTTAACGATTTTATTCGCAGCCGTATTTCTCGGGGAAAAATTGACGCGGATGAAATTATTACTAGCTGGCATCAGCTTTGTCGGTGTCCTGTTGTTGATGTTTCAGGATGCTCAAAACCCCAATCATGCTTCGTTAGTCGGGAATGTCCTGGTGTTGATGGGGGTTGTTTTTGCTGTTTGTTACGTTCTCTTGAGTAAGAAGCAGATCGCATCAGTTGATCCGCTACACCTCACCTCATCGCAGCAGTTGGTGGGCTTGATTGTGACCGTCTTCTGTTTTAGTGCCCTATCAATGATTAACCCAACCTATGAAGTCAATGCGGCTGATATTCCACCCCAGTTTTGGCTGCTGGCCGTCGGTTCAGGCATTATGCAATATGCTTTGGCGTTCCTGCTGTATCTGATGGCCTTGCAAAATTTACCTGTGAGCCAGGCCGCGTTTTATATTGCCTTGATTCCTGTTTTTGGCGTGGCCAGTGCGGTGGTGATGATTGGTGAGCAGCCTAGTCTTGGCCAATGGATGGGTGGGTTGTTAGTGGTTCTATCCTCCTATGGGGCTAATCGGTTGAAAACTACCTAG
- a CDS encoding Re/Si-specific NAD(P)(+) transhydrogenase subunit alpha, translating into MKIGVVKEREVAERRVALNPDTVAKLVKKGYIVLVEAGAGELSFYSDADYQAAGAEIKTELEQVWGDVDVLLKVAPLREREIDWLRPGSTLISFLSPLSNPEHIQRLAEKNITAFALELIPRSSRAQVMDALSSQAGVAGYQAVLVAASALPKFFPMLTTAAGTIPPAKVFIIGAGVAGLQAIATARRLGAIVEAFDIRPAVKEEVQSLGAKFVEVALEEDTVAAGGYAKEVSVAAKQKTQEAIAAHVHTADVVITTAQVPGRTAPLLVTEEMLLAMKPGSVVVDLAAEQGGNCAWTEAGREIVRNGITVIGPINLPSSLAIQASQMYAKNISTLLTYLTKDGELNLDFSDDIIGGACVTHGGEIRNERVKQALHQLETIGV; encoded by the coding sequence ATGAAAATTGGGGTTGTTAAGGAGCGAGAAGTCGCAGAACGGCGCGTCGCATTAAATCCAGATACGGTGGCCAAGCTCGTCAAAAAAGGCTACATCGTTCTTGTCGAAGCCGGAGCCGGAGAATTATCCTTTTACAGTGATGCCGACTACCAGGCCGCGGGGGCCGAAATCAAGACTGAGTTGGAACAGGTCTGGGGCGATGTGGATGTCTTGCTCAAAGTTGCGCCGTTACGGGAGCGGGAAATTGATTGGCTCCGGCCAGGTTCAACCTTGATTAGTTTCTTGAGTCCCCTCAGCAATCCCGAGCACATCCAACGCTTGGCTGAGAAAAACATTACCGCCTTTGCCCTGGAATTAATTCCCCGCAGTAGTCGGGCCCAAGTCATGGATGCGTTGTCCTCTCAAGCTGGGGTAGCCGGATATCAAGCGGTTTTAGTCGCGGCCAGTGCCTTACCCAAGTTTTTCCCCATGTTGACCACAGCCGCAGGCACAATTCCCCCGGCCAAGGTCTTTATTATTGGAGCGGGAGTAGCTGGACTACAAGCGATTGCGACAGCGCGGCGGTTAGGGGCGATTGTGGAGGCCTTTGATATTCGGCCGGCGGTGAAAGAAGAAGTCCAAAGCCTCGGGGCCAAGTTTGTGGAAGTTGCCCTCGAAGAAGATACCGTTGCGGCCGGGGGCTATGCCAAGGAAGTCTCGGTGGCCGCCAAACAGAAAACCCAAGAAGCGATTGCTGCCCATGTCCACACTGCCGATGTGGTGATTACAACGGCCCAAGTGCCCGGCCGCACCGCCCCGCTATTGGTGACTGAAGAGATGTTGCTGGCCATGAAACCAGGTTCCGTGGTCGTAGATTTAGCGGCCGAGCAGGGCGGTAACTGTGCTTGGACAGAAGCCGGCCGGGAAATTGTCCGGAATGGGATCACGGTGATCGGGCCGATTAATTTACCCTCATCCCTTGCCATCCAGGCCAGCCAAATGTACGCCAAAAACATCTCGACTTTGCTTACCTATCTCACCAAAGACGGGGAACTTAACCTTGACTTCAGTGATGACATTATTGGCGGGGCCTGTGTCACCCACGGCGGCGAAATTCGCAATGAACGGGTGAAGCAAGCCTTGCACCAACTGGAAACTATCGGTGTTTAG
- a CDS encoding NAD(P) transhydrogenase subunit alpha gives MNDPVLVGLIILVLASFVGFEVINKVPPTLHTPLMSGSNAISGIAVIGALLMAGAGGTDLSVIFGLIAIVLATVNVVGGFLVTDRMLQMFKRKGA, from the coding sequence ATGAATGATCCTGTCTTAGTGGGCTTGATAATTCTTGTCCTGGCTAGTTTTGTTGGCTTTGAAGTCATTAACAAAGTTCCCCCCACCTTACATACCCCATTAATGTCTGGTTCTAATGCCATTTCGGGAATTGCCGTGATTGGGGCGTTGTTGATGGCGGGCGCAGGTGGCACTGATTTGAGTGTGATTTTCGGCTTAATTGCCATTGTCTTGGCCACGGTGAATGTGGTGGGTGGCTTTTTAGTCACCGATCGGATGTTGCAAATGTTCAAACGGAAAGGGGCTTAA